A single region of the Streptomyces sp. NBC_01381 genome encodes:
- a CDS encoding cysteine desulfurase yields the protein MTIPDLTGRLPGLAEASGGTVPEVPPTPGVPATPPVPSAQELLADPTTAALPGPQPPAFSPESARKDFPILHRTVNGHPLVWLDNGATTQKPRQVIEALGAYYSAANSNIHRGAHTMAREATELYEAARAAVAGFLGAGSPDDIVFVRGTTEAINLVAQSWGRANLGPGDDILVPVLEHHSDIVPWQLLAKETRARVVPIPLTLDGEIDQDAYADLLSYRTQLVAISHASNVLGTVPPVKEMTALAHRYGAKVLVDGAQAVAHFPVDVTDLDADFYAFSGHKLFAPTGIGALYAKPEILQAMNPWQGGGNMIESVEFGRTTFAPVPHRLEAGTGHISGAVGLLAALNWFTSFDRDAVAAYEDALLAYATQAMSTVPGLDVLGSAPDRIAVLTFTLAGHDPAAVADWLDRDGIAIRAGHHCAQPALAHYGVESAARASLALYNTSEEVDQLVASLRRLQDAPQAQQPPAP from the coding sequence ATGACTATTCCTGACCTCACGGGTCGGCTGCCGGGGCTGGCGGAGGCTTCGGGCGGCACGGTTCCGGAGGTGCCGCCGACTCCGGGGGTCCCGGCGACGCCGCCCGTGCCGTCGGCCCAGGAACTGCTCGCGGACCCGACGACCGCCGCGCTCCCCGGCCCCCAACCACCCGCCTTCTCCCCCGAGTCGGCCCGCAAGGACTTCCCGATCCTGCACCGCACGGTGAACGGGCACCCCCTGGTCTGGCTCGACAACGGCGCCACCACGCAGAAGCCGCGCCAGGTCATCGAGGCGCTCGGTGCCTACTACTCCGCCGCCAACTCCAACATCCACCGCGGCGCGCACACCATGGCGCGCGAGGCCACCGAGCTGTACGAGGCGGCGCGGGCCGCGGTCGCCGGGTTCCTGGGGGCCGGTTCGCCGGACGACATCGTCTTCGTACGCGGGACGACCGAGGCCATCAACCTGGTCGCCCAGAGCTGGGGCCGGGCGAACCTCGGCCCCGGGGACGACATTCTGGTGCCGGTCCTGGAACACCACTCCGACATCGTGCCGTGGCAGCTGCTCGCGAAGGAGACCCGGGCCCGCGTCGTCCCGATCCCGCTCACCCTCGACGGGGAAATCGATCAGGACGCGTACGCCGATCTCCTCTCGTACCGCACGCAGTTGGTCGCCATCAGCCACGCGTCGAACGTCCTCGGCACCGTCCCTCCGGTGAAGGAGATGACCGCACTCGCGCATCGCTACGGCGCGAAGGTCCTGGTCGACGGGGCGCAGGCCGTCGCGCACTTCCCGGTGGACGTGACAGATCTGGACGCTGACTTCTACGCCTTCTCCGGGCACAAGCTGTTCGCCCCGACCGGCATCGGCGCCCTGTACGCGAAACCGGAGATCCTCCAGGCCATGAACCCGTGGCAGGGCGGCGGCAACATGATCGAGTCCGTGGAGTTCGGGCGGACGACGTTCGCGCCCGTCCCGCACCGCCTTGAGGCCGGCACCGGTCACATCTCGGGCGCGGTCGGCCTGCTTGCCGCGCTGAACTGGTTCACGTCCTTCGACCGGGACGCCGTCGCCGCGTACGAGGACGCGCTCCTCGCGTACGCGACGCAGGCCATGTCGACGGTGCCCGGCCTGGACGTCCTCGGTTCGGCGCCCGACCGGATCGCGGTCCTCACGTTCACCCTCGCGGGGCACGATCCGGCGGCCGTCGCCGACTGGCTCGACCGTGACGGCATCGCCATCCGCGCAGGACACCACTGCGCGCAGCCCGCCCTTGCCCACTACGGCGTGGAGTCCGCCGCCCGTGCGTCGCTCGCCCTCTACAACACGTCCGAGGAGGTGGATCAGCTGGTGGCGTCCCTGCGGCGACTGCAGGACGCGCCACAGGCCCAGCAGCCTCCCGCGCCTTAG
- a CDS encoding MFS transporter, whose translation MLMPGNCKAAPRRTEDRDREGPTFALSRGVVILFAVACGAAVANVYFSQPLLVTMGHDLAMSPALVGGVVTLTHVGYGLGLFFLVPLGDMADRRRLIVAQLLLLAGALVVVAVARTAAVLLAGMAAMGLLAVVTQTLVAFAASLAPAAGRGRVVGLVTSGVVIGILLARTASGLIADLAGWRSVYLASAALTTLLALVLCRVLPRHGAVPPTPLRYGQLLRSTVTLFARERLLRIRALFGLLVFAAFSTLWSSVALPLSEAPYFLSHSAIGALGLIGVAGALAATVAGRLNDRGLSGRTTGIALALLAASWLPLAFTRSSLWALAVGVILLDLAVQAVHVTNQTLIYALHPDAGSRLIGGYMVFYSIGSATGAIAATSLYTVAGWGAVCALGAAFSCLGLLLWAFTRHNTPATRARSAVCRSGGSRRPADAPCA comes from the coding sequence GTGCTGATGCCCGGCAACTGCAAGGCTGCGCCACGACGGACCGAGGACCGAGACAGGGAAGGCCCCACGTTCGCCCTGTCCCGCGGCGTCGTCATCCTGTTCGCCGTCGCCTGCGGCGCCGCGGTGGCCAACGTCTACTTCTCCCAGCCGCTCCTGGTGACCATGGGCCACGACCTCGCCATGAGCCCGGCGCTCGTCGGCGGCGTCGTCACCCTCACGCACGTCGGATACGGCCTCGGCCTCTTCTTCCTCGTGCCGCTGGGCGACATGGCCGACCGCAGACGGCTCATCGTGGCCCAACTTCTGCTCCTGGCAGGGGCGTTGGTCGTGGTGGCCGTCGCCCGCACGGCGGCGGTCCTGCTCGCGGGCATGGCCGCGATGGGGCTTCTCGCAGTCGTCACGCAGACGCTGGTGGCCTTCGCGGCGTCACTGGCGCCTGCCGCCGGGCGCGGACGGGTCGTCGGTCTCGTCACCAGCGGTGTGGTCATCGGCATCCTGCTCGCCCGCACCGCATCCGGACTCATCGCCGATCTCGCGGGCTGGCGCTCCGTCTACCTCGCATCGGCAGCACTCACCACGCTGCTCGCCCTGGTCCTGTGCCGCGTGCTGCCGCGCCACGGTGCCGTACCGCCGACACCTCTGCGCTACGGACAACTCCTGCGCTCCACGGTCACCCTCTTCGCACGGGAACGACTGCTGCGGATCCGGGCCCTGTTCGGCCTGCTGGTCTTCGCCGCCTTCAGCACCCTGTGGAGCAGCGTCGCGCTGCCGCTCAGCGAGGCCCCGTACTTCCTGTCCCACAGCGCGATCGGGGCGCTGGGCCTGATCGGTGTCGCCGGCGCGCTGGCCGCGACCGTGGCGGGCCGCCTGAACGACCGCGGGCTCTCCGGGCGGACCACCGGCATCGCGCTCGCCCTGCTCGCCGCCTCATGGCTGCCGTTGGCCTTCACCCGCAGCTCGCTCTGGGCGCTCGCCGTCGGCGTGATCCTGCTGGACCTCGCCGTGCAGGCGGTCCATGTCACCAACCAGACCCTGATCTACGCCCTGCACCCGGACGCGGGCAGCCGGCTGATCGGCGGGTACATGGTCTTCTACTCCATCGGCAGCGCCACCGGCGCCATCGCCGCGACCTCCCTCTACACGGTGGCCGGCTGGGGAGCCGTATGCGCACTGGGGGCCGCGTTCAGCTGCCTCGGCCTCCTGCTGTGGGCGTTCACCCGACACAACACCCCTGCTACCAGGGCGAGATCGGCTGTATGCCGGTCCGGCGGCTCGCGGCGTCCAGCAGATGCCCCATGCGCTTGA
- a CDS encoding serine hydrolase domain-containing protein, translating into MEHGGWADERFGAVADAFTDNFEESGELGASVAVFVDGRKVVDLWGGVADERTGRPWDEDTVVPVFSCAKGVVSVCVHLLAQEGRLDLDAPVAVHWPEFARGGKETITPRMVLAHRAGLPALDRSLTFDEITAWTPVVRAIEEQKPLWEPGAAHEYHGHTFGFVLGELIRRITGRTPGAYFREAVGDRLGLRTWIGLPKEEMPHLARLTEAAGRPGNPDPESLVMRIVTMNGAFAFPGLDEPHGWNDPALLRAEIPGAGAVSSARGLATLYAAAATGVDGAPRLLAADTVTDALRELTAGPSWSGFPDLGARWGAGFLLDAPRFRPMLGARSFGNDGSGGQFAFGDDEFGVGFAYTANRMIGHGDARARRLIEALGACVG; encoded by the coding sequence GTGGAGCACGGCGGATGGGCCGACGAACGGTTCGGGGCGGTCGCGGACGCGTTCACCGACAACTTCGAGGAGTCCGGTGAACTCGGCGCGTCCGTCGCGGTGTTCGTCGACGGGCGCAAGGTCGTCGACCTGTGGGGCGGTGTCGCGGACGAGCGGACCGGGCGCCCGTGGGACGAGGACACCGTCGTACCGGTCTTCTCCTGCGCCAAGGGCGTCGTCAGTGTCTGCGTCCATCTGCTCGCCCAGGAAGGGCGCTTGGACCTGGACGCTCCGGTGGCCGTGCACTGGCCGGAGTTCGCACGCGGCGGCAAGGAGACGATCACCCCGCGCATGGTCCTCGCGCACCGCGCCGGACTCCCCGCCCTCGACCGTTCCCTCACCTTCGACGAGATCACCGCGTGGACGCCGGTGGTCCGCGCGATCGAGGAGCAGAAGCCGCTGTGGGAGCCGGGCGCCGCCCACGAGTACCACGGGCACACCTTCGGCTTCGTCCTCGGTGAGCTGATCCGCCGCATCACGGGGCGCACACCGGGCGCGTACTTCCGCGAGGCCGTCGGTGACCGCCTCGGGCTGCGTACGTGGATCGGTCTGCCCAAGGAGGAGATGCCCCACCTCGCCCGGCTCACCGAGGCCGCGGGCCGCCCCGGCAACCCCGACCCCGAGTCGCTCGTGATGCGGATCGTCACGATGAACGGGGCGTTCGCCTTCCCCGGCCTCGACGAACCGCACGGCTGGAACGACCCGGCGCTGCTGCGCGCCGAGATTCCCGGCGCGGGCGCGGTGTCGTCGGCGCGCGGTCTCGCGACGCTGTACGCGGCCGCGGCGACCGGGGTCGACGGCGCGCCCCGGCTGCTCGCGGCGGACACCGTCACCGACGCGCTGCGCGAGCTGACGGCGGGCCCGTCCTGGTCCGGCTTCCCCGACCTGGGCGCACGCTGGGGCGCCGGCTTCCTGCTCGACGCGCCCCGGTTCCGCCCGATGCTCGGCGCCCGCAGCTTCGGCAACGACGGCTCGGGCGGCCAATTCGCCTTCGGCGACGACGAGTTCGGGGTCGGCTTCGCCTACACGGCGAACCGCATGATCGGCCATGGCGACGCGCGCGCGAGGCGGCTCATCGAGGCCCTGGGGGCATGCGTCGGCTGA
- a CDS encoding sigma-70 family RNA polymerase sigma factor, whose product MSSEREVAMIMAARAGNEQAQDDLVAEYLPLVYNIVGRALNGHADVDDVVQETMLRVLAGLEGLRSPESFRSWLVAITMNQIRGHWRGRGAEPIPAGGGLADAYDVVDPGADFVDLTIARLGLSGQRRETAEATRWLDEDDRALLSLWWLESAGELSRVEVAAALEQTPQHTAVRVQRMKAQLETARVVVRALAADPRCVQLEQIAAGWDGAPSALWRKRLARHARDCAACASHWSNLVPAERLLIALGLVPVAAALADRVAAPGLVTVANAHAAPSAAHSAAPSARGRARLRRTRRRRRNATVAAAAAALLIGGGTAYVLATPESEETSPSTAAATESPISASPSKSPSKSPKPSASPSKTKAKAKPKPTKTKAKPSPTPTKAKPTPKPTKTAAPPPATPSGVADQVIALVNTERSKAGCGPVTSNSKLATAATNHSADMAARDYFDHTSPDGKDPGDRITAAGYRWSTYGENIARGQQTPASVMDSWMNSEGHKANILNCSFKELGVGIHNGSGGPWWTQAFGAAL is encoded by the coding sequence GTGAGCAGTGAACGTGAAGTCGCGATGATCATGGCGGCACGGGCGGGGAACGAGCAGGCACAGGACGACCTCGTCGCCGAGTACCTGCCGCTGGTCTACAACATCGTCGGCCGGGCCCTGAACGGCCACGCGGACGTGGACGACGTGGTGCAGGAGACCATGCTCCGCGTGCTCGCGGGCCTTGAGGGGCTGCGCAGCCCGGAGAGTTTCCGCAGCTGGCTCGTGGCCATCACGATGAATCAGATTCGCGGCCACTGGCGCGGGCGCGGGGCCGAGCCGATACCGGCCGGCGGTGGGCTCGCCGACGCGTACGACGTGGTCGACCCGGGCGCCGACTTCGTCGACCTGACCATCGCCCGCCTCGGGCTCTCCGGCCAGCGCCGCGAGACCGCCGAGGCCACCCGCTGGCTGGACGAGGACGACCGCGCGCTGCTCTCCCTGTGGTGGCTGGAGTCCGCGGGCGAGCTCTCCAGGGTCGAGGTCGCCGCCGCGCTCGAGCAGACGCCGCAGCACACTGCGGTACGGGTGCAGCGGATGAAGGCCCAGCTGGAGACGGCCCGCGTGGTGGTGCGCGCGCTGGCGGCCGATCCGCGCTGTGTCCAGCTGGAGCAGATAGCCGCCGGCTGGGACGGCGCACCCTCCGCCCTCTGGCGCAAGCGGCTCGCCCGGCACGCCCGCGACTGCGCGGCCTGCGCGAGCCACTGGTCGAACCTGGTGCCGGCGGAGCGGCTGCTCATCGCCCTCGGCCTGGTCCCGGTGGCGGCGGCGCTCGCGGACCGGGTCGCGGCACCGGGCCTCGTCACGGTGGCGAACGCCCACGCGGCGCCCTCGGCCGCCCACTCGGCCGCCCCGTCGGCACGCGGCCGGGCCCGCCTGCGGCGCACCAGGCGCCGCCGTCGCAACGCGACCGTGGCGGCCGCTGCCGCCGCCCTGCTGATCGGCGGCGGTACGGCCTACGTCCTCGCCACTCCGGAGTCGGAGGAGACCTCGCCCTCCACCGCGGCGGCCACGGAGTCCCCCATCAGCGCCTCGCCCTCCAAGAGCCCGAGCAAGTCGCCGAAGCCCTCCGCGTCGCCGAGCAAGACCAAGGCCAAGGCCAAGCCCAAGCCGACCAAGACGAAGGCGAAGCCCTCCCCGACCCCCACCAAGGCGAAGCCCACGCCGAAGCCGACGAAGACCGCCGCCCCGCCGCCGGCCACGCCGAGCGGCGTCGCCGACCAGGTCATCGCGCTGGTCAACACCGAGCGTTCCAAGGCGGGTTGTGGCCCCGTCACCTCCAACAGCAAGCTCGCCACCGCGGCCACCAATCACTCCGCCGACATGGCCGCCCGCGACTACTTCGACCACACGAGCCCCGACGGCAAGGACCCCGGCGACCGCATCACCGCGGCCGGCTACCGCTGGAGCACGTACGGCGAGAACATCGCACGCGGCCAGCAGACCCCGGCCTCGGTCATGGACTCCTGGATGAACAGCGAGGGCCACAAGGCCAACATCCTCAACTGCTCCTTCAAGGAGCTCGGCGTGGGCATCCACAACGGCTCCGGCGGCCCCTGGTGGACGCAGGCCTTCGGCGCGGCGCTCTGA
- a CDS encoding S1 family peptidase: MAGASVAALVAGSLTMANTSTAAPTPTADTLSSAAAGDLATSLAADLKGDTAGAYYDAKARNLVINVVDEAAAEQVREAGAVAKVVSHTKTALEAAKMELNASSVPGTSRAVDPVTNKVVVTADSTVKGAELRKLKKAVAAQDGKAVLKRTAGKFSPLIAGGDPIYSSGGRCSLGFNVVKDGAPHFLTAGHCTELAGTSWSDSQGGAEIGQAVDWTFPGADHALVKYTADVPHPSEVNLYNGSTQQITGAREAVVGEQVQRSGSTTQLHDGSVQGLDVSVSYPQGTVDGLIQTDVCAEPGDSGGSLFAGSDALGLTSGGSGNCSSGGQTFFQPVTDALAVYGAQIG, from the coding sequence ATGGCCGGAGCGAGCGTCGCCGCCCTGGTCGCGGGAAGCCTGACCATGGCGAACACCAGCACCGCGGCACCCACCCCCACTGCCGACACCCTGTCGTCGGCCGCCGCAGGTGACCTCGCGACATCGCTGGCCGCCGACCTGAAGGGCGACACGGCCGGCGCGTACTACGACGCGAAGGCGCGGAACCTGGTCATCAACGTCGTCGACGAGGCCGCGGCCGAGCAGGTGCGCGAGGCGGGCGCCGTGGCCAAGGTGGTCAGCCACACCAAGACCGCGCTCGAAGCGGCGAAGATGGAGCTCAACGCCAGTTCCGTGCCCGGCACTTCGCGTGCCGTCGACCCCGTGACCAACAAGGTCGTCGTCACCGCCGACAGCACCGTCAAGGGCGCCGAACTGCGGAAGCTGAAGAAGGCCGTCGCCGCGCAGGACGGCAAGGCCGTGCTCAAGCGGACAGCGGGGAAGTTCTCGCCGCTGATCGCGGGCGGCGACCCGATCTACAGCTCGGGCGGCCGCTGTTCGCTCGGCTTCAACGTCGTCAAGGACGGCGCGCCGCACTTCCTCACCGCGGGCCACTGCACCGAACTCGCGGGCACCAGCTGGTCCGACAGCCAGGGCGGCGCCGAGATCGGCCAGGCCGTCGACTGGACGTTCCCCGGAGCCGACCACGCCCTGGTGAAGTACACGGCCGATGTGCCGCACCCGAGCGAGGTCAATCTCTACAACGGCTCCACCCAGCAGATCACCGGCGCGCGCGAGGCCGTCGTCGGTGAGCAGGTACAGCGCAGCGGCAGCACCACCCAGCTGCACGACGGCTCCGTGCAGGGACTCGACGTCTCGGTCTCCTACCCGCAGGGCACCGTGGACGGTCTCATCCAGACCGACGTGTGCGCCGAGCCCGGTGACAGCGGCGGCTCGCTCTTCGCGGGCAGCGACGCACTGGGCCTGACCTCCGGCGGCAGCGGCAACTGCTCGTCCGGCGGCCAGACGTTCTTCCAGCCGGTGACGGACGCCCTCGCGGTGTACGGAGCGCAGATCGGCTGA
- a CDS encoding GNAT family N-acetyltransferase translates to MTHSAPGRLVISRATPDDWRTVVEWAAGEGWNPGLRDVPSFFAQDPEGFFIGRVDGEAASAISVVNYDDQYAFLGFYLVRPDLRGRGHGLATWNTALAHAGRRTVGLDGVVTQQDNYRRSGFEFTHTTMRYLGPAPTGAPTPANIRPVEAAGLRAITAYDAASHPADRPRFLDPWLTAPGHRALARIVDGRVTGYGVLRPAREALRIGPLFADTRADAEALFDALTAEADGAPVAIDVPETQPEAVALAESRGLKPTFETARMYTGPVRPLAQERVFGVATLELG, encoded by the coding sequence ATGACACATTCGGCCCCAGGACGGCTCGTCATCTCGCGGGCGACGCCCGACGACTGGCGGACGGTCGTCGAATGGGCGGCGGGCGAGGGATGGAACCCGGGTCTCAGAGACGTGCCCTCCTTCTTCGCGCAGGACCCCGAGGGATTCTTCATCGGCCGGGTGGACGGTGAGGCGGCCTCCGCGATCTCGGTCGTCAACTACGACGACCAGTACGCCTTCCTGGGCTTCTACCTGGTCCGCCCCGACCTGCGGGGCCGGGGCCACGGCCTCGCCACCTGGAACACGGCCCTCGCCCACGCGGGCAGGCGGACCGTCGGCCTCGACGGCGTCGTCACCCAGCAGGACAACTACCGCCGCTCGGGCTTCGAGTTCACCCACACCACCATGCGCTACCTGGGCCCCGCACCCACTGGCGCGCCAACTCCCGCGAACATCCGGCCCGTTGAGGCGGCCGGGCTGCGCGCCATCACCGCGTACGACGCCGCGAGCCATCCCGCCGACCGCCCGCGCTTCCTGGACCCCTGGCTCACCGCTCCCGGACACCGCGCCCTCGCCCGCATCGTCGACGGCCGCGTGACCGGGTACGGAGTGCTGCGCCCCGCCCGCGAAGCCCTGCGCATCGGGCCGCTGTTCGCCGACACGCGCGCCGACGCCGAGGCGCTCTTCGACGCGCTGACCGCCGAGGCGGACGGCGCTCCGGTCGCCATCGACGTGCCCGAGACACAGCCCGAGGCCGTCGCCCTCGCCGAGAGCCGCGGCCTGAAGCCCACATTCGAGACCGCCCGGATGTACACGGGCCCGGTCCGGCCGCTCGCCCAGGAGCGGGTCTTCGGCGTCGCGACGCTGGAGCTCGGCTGA
- a CDS encoding helix-turn-helix domain-containing protein: MVTRTRFDDSECPVARSVDAIGDWWSLLIVRDAFDGSRRFGEFQRSLGVAKNILTARLRTLVAGGVLESVPASDGSAYREYVLTPKGKALFPVIVALRQWGEQNFFAPDEPHSELVDRREGNRLRALEVLSADGRRLDPDDTAVHKVSAQ, translated from the coding sequence ATGGTGACCAGGACCCGCTTCGACGACAGTGAATGCCCCGTCGCCCGGTCGGTCGACGCGATCGGCGACTGGTGGTCCCTGCTGATCGTGCGGGACGCCTTCGACGGAAGCCGGCGCTTCGGGGAGTTCCAGCGCAGCCTCGGCGTCGCCAAGAACATCCTCACCGCGCGCCTTCGCACCCTCGTCGCCGGCGGTGTCCTCGAATCCGTCCCCGCGTCGGACGGCAGCGCCTACCGCGAGTACGTACTGACTCCGAAGGGCAAGGCGCTCTTCCCCGTCATCGTGGCCCTGCGGCAGTGGGGCGAACAGAACTTCTTCGCCCCCGATGAACCGCACTCGGAGCTGGTCGACCGCCGGGAGGGGAATCGCCTCCGCGCACTGGAGGTGCTGTCCGCGGACGGCCGACGTCTTGACCCCGACGACACCGCCGTCCACAAGGTCTCGGCCCAGTGA
- a CDS encoding AMP-binding protein: protein MFVPFGALDFLDRATTVYGDRVGIVDEPDQPAEPWQGLTYHRVGELARAQAAGLDALGVPHGARVAVVSPNSARLLTSFFGVSGYGRVLVPVNFRLTADEVSHIVGRSGASVLLVDPELTERLAGVDCAHRFTLGAAADAELYRFGTEPEPWEPDENATATINFTSGTTARPKGVQITHRNIWVNALTFALHAGVSDRDVYLHTLPMFHANGWGMPFAMSGMGARHIVLRKVDGTEILRRVAEHGVTVLCAAPAVVNAVLAAAQSWEGEIPGRDRVRVIVAGAPPPTQTVERVESELGWEFIQIYGLTETSPLLTINRTRAEWDGLEPRERAEKLVQAGPPALGVTLRTSDEGEVLARSNVILEGYWEQPAETAEALEDGWFHTGDGGSIGEHGHLTISDRKKDVIITGGENVSSIEVEDVLFSHPAVAEVAVIGVPDEKWGETIKALVVLASGTEAREQDLIRHCKAHLAGFKAPTSVEFRAELARTATGKLQKYKLRRPYWEGRERGVN from the coding sequence ATGTTCGTCCCGTTCGGTGCCCTTGATTTTCTGGACCGCGCCACGACCGTGTACGGGGACCGCGTCGGCATCGTCGACGAACCGGATCAGCCCGCGGAGCCCTGGCAGGGGCTCACCTACCACCGGGTGGGTGAGCTGGCGCGGGCCCAGGCCGCCGGGCTCGACGCGCTCGGGGTGCCGCACGGCGCGCGGGTCGCGGTGGTCTCACCCAACAGCGCACGGCTGTTGACGTCGTTCTTCGGGGTGAGCGGATACGGCAGGGTGCTCGTGCCGGTGAACTTCCGGCTCACGGCCGACGAGGTGAGCCATATCGTCGGACGGTCGGGGGCGAGTGTGCTCCTGGTCGACCCCGAGCTGACGGAGCGTCTGGCGGGCGTGGACTGCGCGCACCGCTTCACGCTCGGGGCGGCCGCCGATGCTGAGTTGTACCGCTTCGGCACCGAGCCCGAGCCCTGGGAGCCCGACGAGAACGCCACCGCGACCATCAACTTCACCAGCGGCACCACGGCCCGCCCCAAGGGCGTACAGATCACCCATCGCAACATCTGGGTGAACGCGCTGACGTTCGCGCTGCACGCGGGTGTCAGCGACCGGGACGTCTATCTGCACACGCTGCCGATGTTCCACGCCAACGGCTGGGGCATGCCGTTCGCGATGTCCGGCATGGGCGCGCGCCACATCGTGCTGCGCAAGGTGGACGGCACGGAGATCCTGCGCCGCGTCGCCGAGCACGGCGTCACCGTGCTGTGTGCGGCGCCCGCGGTGGTCAACGCGGTCCTTGCCGCCGCGCAGTCCTGGGAGGGGGAGATCCCCGGCCGGGACCGGGTGCGGGTCATCGTCGCGGGGGCGCCGCCGCCCACCCAGACGGTCGAGCGGGTCGAGTCCGAGCTCGGCTGGGAGTTCATCCAGATCTACGGCCTCACCGAGACGTCCCCGCTCCTCACGATCAACCGCACGCGCGCCGAGTGGGACGGCCTGGAGCCGCGGGAGCGCGCGGAGAAGCTGGTGCAGGCCGGTCCGCCCGCCCTCGGGGTGACGCTGCGGACCTCGGACGAGGGCGAGGTACTCGCCCGCTCGAACGTGATCCTGGAGGGCTACTGGGAGCAGCCCGCCGAGACCGCCGAGGCCCTCGAGGACGGCTGGTTCCACACGGGCGACGGCGGGAGCATCGGCGAGCACGGGCACCTCACGATCAGCGACCGCAAGAAGGACGTGATCATCACCGGCGGTGAGAACGTCTCCTCGATCGAGGTGGAGGACGTCCTGTTCAGCCATCCCGCGGTGGCCGAGGTCGCGGTGATCGGGGTGCCGGACGAGAAATGGGGCGAGACGATCAAGGCGCTGGTGGTCCTCGCTTCCGGCACCGAGGCCAGGGAACAGGACCTGATCCGGCACTGCAAGGCACACCTGGCCGGCTTCAAGGCCCCCACCTCGGTGGAGTTCCGCGCCGAACTGGCCCGCACGGCCACCGGAAAGCTCCAGAAGTACAAGCTGCGCCGGCCCTACTGGGAGGGGCGCGAGCGAGGGGTCAACTGA
- a CDS encoding family 2B encapsulin nanocompartment shell protein, whose amino-acid sequence MTDRLTLGPDAARQLATTTKTTPQMRGITPRYLLRALPWVDVESGTYRVNRRRTFVLGDDRITTYEEGDSHRVVAGDLREVPYLREADDALLAELAGAFTEVTFEAGQVLTQEGDPADRLWVVVRGRAEKRVTGRYGEDALLEVIGDGQFFDLGAWTRTEAMPYRVKALTPGIALCADRSALAALIDRDETLRGACAAYAEGEMMTPGAEVPVDLSAGHVGEVDLPGTFVDYEDAPREYHMTLAQTVLRVHTKVADLYNGPIDQTRAQSNLTVAALRERQESSLLNHPEYGLFNNVSAGQRVQSRTGAPTPDDLDELLTKVWKQPGFFLAHPKAIAAFGRECTRRGVPPVIDSRFGSPLLTWRGVPLLPSDKVRFSNGSGVSVGTTEILLMRTGEAEQGVVGLRPAGVADEVEPGLSMRNMGVDQKGITSYLMTAYFNTAVLVEDAIAVLQNVEVSNYHDYS is encoded by the coding sequence GTGACCGACCGTCTGACCCTCGGCCCGGATGCCGCACGGCAACTCGCGACGACCACCAAGACCACCCCGCAGATGCGCGGCATCACCCCGCGCTATCTGCTGCGCGCGCTGCCGTGGGTGGACGTCGAGTCGGGCACCTACCGGGTGAACCGCCGCCGCACCTTCGTGCTCGGCGACGACCGCATCACCACGTACGAGGAAGGCGACTCGCACCGCGTAGTGGCGGGCGACTTACGCGAGGTGCCCTACCTCCGCGAGGCCGACGACGCGCTGCTCGCGGAGCTCGCCGGCGCCTTCACCGAGGTCACCTTCGAGGCCGGTCAGGTCCTGACCCAGGAGGGCGACCCCGCCGACCGGCTCTGGGTCGTCGTACGGGGCCGGGCCGAGAAGCGGGTGACGGGGCGGTACGGCGAGGACGCGCTGCTCGAAGTCATCGGTGACGGACAGTTCTTCGACCTCGGCGCGTGGACCCGCACCGAGGCGATGCCCTACCGCGTCAAGGCGCTCACCCCCGGCATCGCGCTCTGCGCGGACCGCAGCGCGCTCGCGGCACTCATCGACCGCGACGAGACGCTGCGGGGCGCGTGCGCGGCGTACGCGGAGGGCGAGATGATGACGCCGGGCGCCGAGGTGCCGGTGGACCTCAGCGCGGGGCACGTCGGGGAGGTCGACCTGCCGGGCACGTTCGTCGACTACGAGGACGCGCCGCGCGAGTACCACATGACCCTCGCGCAGACGGTGCTCCGTGTGCACACCAAGGTCGCCGACCTCTACAACGGCCCCATCGACCAGACCCGGGCCCAGTCCAACCTCACCGTCGCCGCGCTGCGCGAACGCCAGGAGTCCTCGCTCCTGAACCACCCCGAGTACGGCCTGTTCAACAACGTCTCCGCCGGGCAGCGCGTCCAGTCGCGCACCGGTGCGCCCACGCCCGACGACCTGGACGAGCTCCTGACCAAGGTGTGGAAGCAGCCCGGCTTCTTCCTCGCGCACCCCAAAGCCATCGCCGCGTTCGGCCGCGAATGTACGCGGCGCGGTGTGCCCCCGGTGATCGACAGCCGCTTCGGCAGCCCGCTGCTCACCTGGCGCGGCGTGCCGCTGCTGCCGTCGGACAAGGTGCGGTTCTCCAACGGCTCCGGCGTCTCCGTCGGCACCACCGAGATCCTCCTGATGCGGACGGGCGAGGCCGAGCAGGGCGTGGTCGGGCTGCGTCCCGCGGGCGTCGCGGACGAGGTCGAACCGGGCCTGTCCATGCGGAACATGGGCGTCGACCAGAAGGGCATCACGTCGTACCTGATGACGGCGTACTTCAACACGGCGGTCCTGGTGGAGGACGCCATCGCCGTCCTGCAGAACGTCGAGGTGTCGAACTACCATGACTATTCCTGA